CAATCCGGTCCGGATTGCAAAAGTTCGGGATCAAGCCCAAGTTCGAGATCGAAAGCATCATCCGGCTCTACGCGCGCTGGATTCGGGAGGGCAAGCTCAAGGTCAGCTCCGACTGGAACAAGGATCTCGGCGTGACCTTCACGGTCCAGGATCCCTGCCAGCTCGTGCGCAAGGGCTACGGCGACCCCGTGGCCGACGACCTGCGCTTCGTGGTCAAGTCCGTCGTGGGCGAGGAGCACTTCATCGACATGGCCCCGAACAGGTCCAACAACTATTGCTGCGGCGGGGGCGGCGGGTATCTCCAGTCCGGGTTCACGGACGAGCGCCGCAAGTACGGCGACCGCAAGCTGCGGCAGATTCTGGAAACCAAGGCGGATTACTGCATCGCGCCCTGCCACAACTGCCACTCCCAGATTCACGACCTCTCGGAGCACTCCGGGCGGCATTTCCCTGTGGTCCACCTCTGGACCCTGATCTGCCTGTCCATGGGCTGTCTGGGTGAAAACGAGCGCGGCTATCTCGGCGACGACCTGGCCGAGGTCGGGCTGTAGAACGGCTCCCCTGTGCGTCCAAGGGCCGGTTCTTCGGAACCGGCCCTTTTCGTGCTCGGTTTTCCGGCGGGGATGAGCATTTTTTTTCGCGCATGTGTACGGGGGGTTGCCTTCATCCGGGAAATCAAGCAGGGTGTGAACGCCGTTTCAGAGGGGGCGGGGCGCTTCCCTTGGCGGCGATATTGCTGTATCGCCGTTTTTCGAAACGCCGGACTTCTTTTCCGCTGCACAGCCGTTCCTGGCGATGCGGTGGCTTTTTTTGTGTGTTCTCCAACAATCTTCGGAGCTGTTTTGCGTAATCTTGTCTCGATTGCGGTTCTTGCCGCTGTCCTGGTCTTTTTCGTTTGTTCCTCTCCGGCCCAGGCGCAGGAAACGATCCAGGTCTCCTTCAACCCCTATCCGCCCGCGGTCACGGTGGACGCCGACGGCAATCCCCAGGGCTACGACATCCGCCTGCTGGAACTGCTCGCCGAGCGTCTCGGCCTGCGGATCGAATACCACCATTATCCGTTTTCGCGCGGCCTGCGGCTCATGGAAACCGGCGAGATCGATCTGATGATCGGCGTGCTGCGCCGTCCGGAGCGGGAAAAATATCTCTTTTTCGTGCAGCCGCCCTACCAGAAGAGCGTGTCCACGGCGTTCTACGTGCGCAAGGGCGAGGAAGGGCGCATCCGCCGCCACGAGGATCTTTACGGCCTGAGGATCGGCACGGGCATCGACGTGCGCTACTATCCCCGCTTCGATGCGGATGCCCGCCTGGACAAGGACGCGGTGCGCGCCGGATTGATGAACTTCAAGCGTCTGATCGCGGGCCGCGTGGACGCGGTGGCCATGAACGAGGAGGTGGGCGACTACCGCGTCGCCGCCGACGGCTTCCAGGCCGAGATCGGCAAGGCCGAGTACGTGCACGTGGAATCGCAGGAGGTGCACGTGGTCCTTTCCAAAAAGTCGCGGTTCGCTCCACGCCTGGAGGAGTTCAACAAGGTCATGGCCGAACTGCTGGCCGAGGGAGCCCGCCAACGGCTCAAGGCCGAGTACCTTCGGGAGCAGCCGCCGGATGGGGATTAGGCGAGTGTTGCGCGGCGGGCTCCTCTCTGCCGCGCCGGGCCAGGGCCTGGTACTGGCACCCGGCGAGCAGGAAGAGCAGGCCGCTCGCATACGGGGAGAAGGCCTCCTCCTGGAAGAGGGAATTGACGAGGATGACCACCAGCGCGAGAATGAAGACGTATTCGCGCAGCGCTCCGCCCGCCGTTTCCAGAAGGCGGTGCAGCTCGACGGCGACCCTCCTGTAGAAGGCCACGAAGACCCCGGCGAAGACCCCCACCTGATAGAGCAGCACTCCCAGTCCGCTTTCCAGGGCGAAGTCCGCCCTGCCCAGATCCTGCCAGGCGGACCAGCCCGGCATCCCGAACTTCTTGATGAGCATGTATTGCTGGGACAGGTTTCCCCCCAGGCCGAGGCCGTTCCCCAGCGGATGCTGCGGGAACATCTTCAGGGAGGTGGTCAGTCCGATGACGTGCCAGTCCTTGACGGCGGTGCCGTAGATCACCGCCGCGACCACGTATCCCGCCAGCAGGGCGAAGGAGAGCGGGAAGTGGCGCTGGCCGAGCGCGCGCCTGCACCCCACGAGCGCGAAGGCGAAGAAGGTGGTGATGATCGCGCCCTTGACCCCCGTGACCACGGCCAGGAGCAGCACCAGCGCGGCCAGGGCATGGCGCCGCAGGTAGACCGCGATGAGGGCCAGCAGCGAGAGCAGGTAGCTCTGGCTGACGTGGTGCATGACGGTCCCAAGCAGCCGTCTGGAATAGATGTCGTGGATTCCCGGCAGGTTCATGAAGCGGAAATGCAGCCACTGCGAAACGTCCGTGCCGAATTCCCAGTCCACGTATTTGACCTTCAGGAACTCGTAGGAGGAGCTGAACTCGTACCAGGCGTTGTCCAGCAGCAGCTCCAGCAGGCAGATGAACAGGGAGACGAGCAGGAGCCGGTAGAGAATCCGGACGAGATACTCGAAAGGATGCTTCTCCCCGAAGAGCGCGCCGATGCAGAAGAGGAAGATTCCGTTGGCGTAGTAGCGGAAGTAGGAAGCCGCGGAGGAGAAGGAGGAACGCGAGGTTCCGATGGCGCCGTAGACGCAGAGGATCGCCAGCGTGGCCAGGATGTAGAGCAGGGTTTTCCGGTCCAGGATGCCCTTGAGCGCGACCACGGCCAGGGAAAGGGTTCCGATGATGGCGATGATGGCGAAATGCACGCCCTGGAGCAGGGTCAGGTCCGCCTTGGTCGAGATGAACGGCGAGAGGAAGGTATAGAGCAGGTTCTGGAAGATGATGCAGATCAGCAGGAAGATGACGGAGGAGGTCAGGTTGACGAAGAAGAGCATGGTCACGGCGAAGCAGGTCACGGCGATGCCGAGCGGGCCGGAAAAGATGTTCACGGCCGTGAACGCGGTGATCAGCAGGCCGCAGAAGGCCATGAGCGCAGCGATGTTGACGGAGACGGTTCTTTGCATCCTTCCTGCCCCGGCCTTGGAGCCGTGCGTTTCTTTCCGGGAATCCCGGCCTATCGGCAGCGCGTGCGCTTGCGCGCCTGCCTGTTGGAGATGAACAGCAGCGCGAGCGTCCCGAAATATGCGGCCGCGCCCGCCGCGACCAGCAGCCCGAGCCGGACGGCTCCTCCGCCTCCGGGCAGCGCCTGAATCGTGGCGTACATGGCCCCGGCCGCCAGGAGATAGGCCGCGGTCCTGCGCAGGTCGAGCCGCAGCCCCAGGCGCGCGCCCAGAAATGCGAAGCTGATGCCCAGGCCCAGGGCGTGCATCGCGATGGTGGAGAGGGCCGCGCCCAGCCCGGCCCAGCGGCTGATGAACAGGGGCTTGCAGACCAGGGCCACGAGCACCAGGACCAGGAACGCCTTGAAGAATTCCCTGGGTTTTTTCTGGATCAGGAAACGGATGTCCACATACTGGGACTTGAGCTGTTCCAGGAACGAGCTGACCGCCACCAGGGAGATCAGCGACGCGCCGAAGGCCGCGAATTCCGGTCCGAGCAGCACGAAGCAGATTTCCCTGCGCAGGGCCACGATGCCGAAGAACATGGGGATGGAAAACAGCAGGAGCTGGTCGAGGTTGAGGTTGAGCTGCTCGTTGGAGCGGTCCAGCCCGTGCTTGCGGAAGGCGTTGATGGCCAGGGGAAAGCCCACGAGCTGCACCGAGACGAAGATGACGTTCATGGAGAAGCGGGTCAGGTCGTGGACGGCGGAGAAGAGCCCGTTGGCCTGCTCGCCGTGGAAGTAGATCAGCAGCGACCTGTCCAGCCAGATGATGAAGAAGGTGAAGACCACCCCGCAGGACATGGGAAAGGTCAGCAGAAAGATGTGGCGGATCGCCGTGCCGGAAATGCCGCGCAGCACCTCGCGCGGCCGCCAGTGGCGGAAGATCGAGATCGCCGCGATGGCCGCCAGGGAGCCGAACAGCCCGACCAGGGCTCCTGCCACGCCGTAGCCCCAGTAGACCAGCAGCGTGCCCAGGAGAAGACCGAGCAGGGACTTGGTCAGGTTCATGGCGCTGTATTCCAGCGGGCGGATCGAGGCCCGCAGGAGTTCGAGATGCGTTTCGAACCAGGCGTGCAGCATCAGCAGCAGGGGAATCAGCAGCAGGGTCGGCAGGGAATAGTCCCCCAGGGAGACCAGGCAGATGGGCGCGGTGTAGGCCAGGGAGATCAGGCTGGAGAGGACGAAGGCCTTGGCCGCGATGCGCTTGACCTTGCGGTTTCCGGCTCCCTTCAGGGAAAAGCGCAGCAGCGCGATGCGGATCCAGTGGTAGAAGAGGGCGTTGCCGAAGAAGATCACGGCCACGATGAAGGTGTAGCGGCCGTATTCCTCCGGGCTCAGCAGCCGGGTGTAGAAGACGATGAGCAGAAGGCCGCACGCCGAGGGCAGGGCGCGTCCCAGGAAATAGAGAAGAAAGTTTCTGTGCATGCTCTCGGCTTGTTCCCTGCGGCTGCCCTGCCTGTTCGATTTTTGTTCCGTGCCTGCGGCGGTTTTGCCCGGCCGGGCCAAGGCCGGTTCATTGCGCCCTGAACCAATGCCTCAGCGAGCGCACCAGCCACTCGTGCTCCGCCGCCTCTGTCAGCTCCGCTCTTTCCCGGTCCGTTCGGACCAGCGCGGGAAGCATGTTCCTGTGGTCCCGCCAGATTCCCAGATCCTTCCATTCCTCGGACCCGGCGGCCGCGCGCCGGAGATAGGCGAAGGCCGCGGCGTGGTAGCGCCGCTTGTCTTCCTCGAAGTAGGCCCGCTCCTCCAGGGCGTAGTTGGCCAGGGCCAGGGAGAAGAATATCTGCGGATTGCGCGGGGCCAGCATCAGCACCGTGTCCAGATAATGCTCCGCGGCCTTGTATTCCTCATAGAGCAGGTCCGGGGCGTTGATGGCGCAGAGGTAGAGATAGAACCAGTTCTCCTCGTTGCTCGGCTGGAGCCGGGCCGCCTGCTTGAAGTATCCTGCGGCGGTGCGCAGGGTGAAGGCGTCCAGGCGCGGGTCGCCCGACGCGGCGAAGAGGTAGAGCTTGCCCAGTTCGCGGATGCGGTTCGGGTTTCCGGGTTCGACCTCCAGGGAGCGGGTCAGGCGCTCCTTGGGCAGCACGGCCAGGGGTCTGGTCATGTTTTCCCGCACGGGGTGGAGCGTCTCCGCCCGCAGCCGAAGATCGGCCTGCCAGGCGCAGACCGAGGCCAGGGCCAGCAGCCCGAGGGCCAAGCCCGGCTGGAGTAGCGCGCGTCC
This sequence is a window from Paucidesulfovibrio longus DSM 6739. Protein-coding genes within it:
- a CDS encoding substrate-binding periplasmic protein → MRNLVSIAVLAAVLVFFVCSSPAQAQETIQVSFNPYPPAVTVDADGNPQGYDIRLLELLAERLGLRIEYHHYPFSRGLRLMETGEIDLMIGVLRRPEREKYLFFVQPPYQKSVSTAFYVRKGEEGRIRRHEDLYGLRIGTGIDVRYYPRFDADARLDKDAVRAGLMNFKRLIAGRVDAVAMNEEVGDYRVAADGFQAEIGKAEYVHVESQEVHVVLSKKSRFAPRLEEFNKVMAELLAEGARQRLKAEYLREQPPDGD
- a CDS encoding lipopolysaccharide biosynthesis protein produces the protein MHRNFLLYFLGRALPSACGLLLIVFYTRLLSPEEYGRYTFIVAVIFFGNALFYHWIRIALLRFSLKGAGNRKVKRIAAKAFVLSSLISLAYTAPICLVSLGDYSLPTLLLIPLLLMLHAWFETHLELLRASIRPLEYSAMNLTKSLLGLLLGTLLVYWGYGVAGALVGLFGSLAAIAAISIFRHWRPREVLRGISGTAIRHIFLLTFPMSCGVVFTFFIIWLDRSLLIYFHGEQANGLFSAVHDLTRFSMNVIFVSVQLVGFPLAINAFRKHGLDRSNEQLNLNLDQLLLFSIPMFFGIVALRREICFVLLGPEFAAFGASLISLVAVSSFLEQLKSQYVDIRFLIQKKPREFFKAFLVLVLVALVCKPLFISRWAGLGAALSTIAMHALGLGISFAFLGARLGLRLDLRRTAAYLLAAGAMYATIQALPGGGGAVRLGLLVAAGAAAYFGTLALLFISNRQARKRTRCR